A stretch of Candidatus Bathyarchaeota archaeon DNA encodes these proteins:
- a CDS encoding 8-oxo-dGTP diphosphatase, with translation MPTLATLCHIVKDDKLLLQRKSKGLFGGGKWNGVGGKLEAGETPEECVKREVYEETGLRVSNLRLNGVLHFYFGERHEADWIVFVFSTETFEGSPKPSVEGALRWFPVEGIPYQEMWQDDRHWLPLLLRGERFKGYFYFDEEGGELLDFNLESGL, from the coding sequence ATGCCCACACTTGCCACATTGTGCCACATCGTGAAGGACGATAAACTCCTCCTCCAGAGAAAGTCGAAGGGCCTGTTCGGAGGGGGTAAGTGGAACGGGGTTGGGGGCAAACTGGAAGCCGGCGAAACCCCTGAGGAATGTGTGAAGAGGGAGGTATATGAGGAGACGGGCCTTAGGGTATCGAATCTCAGGTTAAACGGCGTTCTACACTTCTACTTCGGCGAAAGGCATGAAGCCGATTGGATCGTCTTCGTCTTCTCGACCGAGACCTTCGAGGGCTCTCCCAAGCCAAGCGTGGAGGGGGCTTTGAGATGGTTCCCGGTGGAGGGGATCCCCTACCAGGAGATGTGGCAGGATGATAGACACTGGCTCCCACTCCTGTTGAGAGGGGAGCGCTTCAAAGGATACTTCTACTTCGATGAGGAGGGAGGAGAGCTACTAGATTTTAACTTGGAGTCAGGCCTCTAA